From a single Planctellipticum variicoloris genomic region:
- a CDS encoding type II secretion system F family protein: MFLNPQLSWGSLAQLCRSLGTMLQSGVPLIKAFQVSGGKSRDEKLRSASEGIIKDLRKGSDISSAMREQQNRFPQLMVDMVDVAEQTGSLPEVLLGLADHYDNLIRLRRAFLGAIAWPMFQLFAAILIIAGLMILMGWLDDMGRGMSLNIFFGLKGTGGALLWIGGWIALAVGGYIAYQLLSRSLGSLAAMHRFILRIPVAGQCARSFAAARFSWAFALTQQAGMNVLDSIEASLKATANGAFIAATPRMVAMVREGEDLADSFADSELFPKDIIEMVRVGESSGTVPETLQRLSPVLEDQARRSLHGLTMALGGLIWAFVAAIIIYFIFRLAMFYVGMINDAASGAL, translated from the coding sequence GTGTTCCTCAACCCGCAGTTGTCGTGGGGATCGCTGGCGCAATTGTGCCGGTCGCTGGGGACGATGCTGCAATCGGGCGTGCCGCTCATCAAGGCGTTTCAGGTGTCGGGGGGCAAGTCCCGCGACGAGAAATTGCGGTCCGCCTCCGAGGGAATCATCAAGGATCTGAGGAAGGGGTCGGACATCAGCTCCGCCATGCGGGAACAGCAGAACCGGTTTCCTCAACTGATGGTCGACATGGTCGACGTCGCGGAGCAGACGGGGAGTCTGCCGGAAGTTCTGCTGGGACTGGCCGATCATTACGACAATCTGATTCGGCTCCGCCGGGCGTTTCTCGGGGCGATCGCATGGCCGATGTTTCAGTTGTTCGCCGCTATCCTGATTATCGCAGGGCTGATGATCCTGATGGGCTGGCTGGACGATATGGGGCGGGGAATGAGCCTCAACATCTTCTTCGGCCTCAAAGGGACCGGCGGGGCGCTCCTGTGGATCGGCGGCTGGATTGCGCTCGCGGTGGGCGGGTACATTGCGTATCAGTTGCTCAGCCGCAGCCTGGGGTCGCTGGCGGCCATGCACCGCTTCATCCTGCGAATTCCCGTCGCCGGGCAGTGCGCCCGATCCTTTGCGGCGGCCCGGTTTTCCTGGGCCTTCGCGCTGACTCAGCAGGCGGGCATGAACGTGCTCGACAGTATTGAGGCAAGTTTGAAGGCGACGGCCAACGGCGCCTTCATCGCTGCGACGCCGCGCATGGTGGCAATGGTCCGGGAAGGAGAAGATCTCGCGGATTCCTTTGCGGACAGCGAACTGTTTCCCAAGGACATCATCGAGATGGTTCGCGTGGGCGAAAGCTCCGGCACGGTTCCGGAGACGCTGCAACGATTGAGCCCCGTGCTGGAAGATCAGGCCCGCCGCAGTCTGCACGGGCTGACGATGGCGCTGGGTGGGTTGATCTGGGCCTTCGTCGCAGCCATTATCATTTACTTCATTTTCCGACTGGCCATGTTCTACGTCGGAATGATCAACGATGCGGCCAGCGGCGCCCTGTAG
- the tgt gene encoding tRNA guanosine(34) transglycosylase Tgt, which yields MSRFRFELIAVDPQTGARTGRFHTPHGVVETPAFMPVGTLATVKGLTTEMVRQTGAQMVLANTYHLALRPGADVVEELGGLHKFMNWDGPILTDSGGFQVFSLTALRKIDDHHVVFKSHIDGSLLELTPEQAVRIQEQLGADVIMCLDECPPHDAPPERLRQAVDRTTAWAARCREAQQRSDQALFGIVQGATDPEMRARSAEGLLKLDFPGYAIGGLSVGEAPEEMYRTLDATTPLLPTEKPRYLMGVGKPIDLVEGVLRGVDLFDCVIPTRNGRNASAFTSQGQVKLRNQKHRTDPGPLDPECACPVCRQYSRAYLRHLFIAEEMLGPILLSWHNIAYYQQLMQNLRLAIREGRAAAFREGLLARWNESV from the coding sequence TTGTCCCGGTTTCGTTTCGAACTGATTGCCGTCGACCCTCAGACCGGGGCCCGGACTGGTCGCTTTCACACGCCCCACGGCGTGGTGGAGACGCCGGCGTTCATGCCGGTCGGCACGCTGGCGACCGTTAAGGGACTCACCACCGAGATGGTCCGCCAGACCGGTGCGCAGATGGTTCTGGCCAACACCTACCATCTGGCGCTGCGCCCCGGGGCCGACGTCGTCGAGGAACTCGGCGGACTGCACAAGTTCATGAACTGGGACGGTCCGATTCTCACGGACAGCGGCGGCTTTCAGGTTTTCAGCCTGACGGCTCTGCGAAAAATCGACGATCACCATGTCGTCTTCAAATCCCACATCGATGGCAGCCTGCTGGAGCTCACTCCGGAGCAGGCGGTCCGGATTCAGGAGCAGCTCGGGGCCGATGTGATCATGTGCCTCGACGAATGTCCGCCCCACGACGCCCCTCCGGAACGATTGCGGCAGGCCGTCGACCGGACGACGGCTTGGGCGGCCCGCTGCCGCGAAGCGCAACAGCGTTCCGATCAGGCATTGTTCGGCATCGTCCAAGGGGCGACCGATCCCGAGATGCGGGCTCGCTCTGCAGAAGGACTCCTGAAGCTGGATTTCCCCGGCTATGCAATCGGCGGGTTGAGCGTCGGAGAGGCTCCTGAGGAGATGTATCGCACTCTCGATGCGACGACTCCTTTGCTGCCGACGGAAAAGCCGCGTTATCTGATGGGGGTGGGTAAACCGATCGACCTGGTCGAGGGCGTCCTTCGCGGCGTGGACCTGTTCGACTGCGTCATCCCGACGCGCAACGGCCGGAATGCGTCTGCGTTTACGAGTCAGGGGCAGGTGAAGCTGCGGAATCAGAAGCACCGGACGGATCCCGGCCCGCTGGATCCCGAGTGTGCGTGCCCGGTCTGCCGCCAGTACAGTCGGGCGTACCTGAGGCATCTGTTCATCGCCGAGGAGATGCTGGGACCGATTCTCCTGTCGTGGCACAACATCGCGTACTACCAGCAGTTGATGCAAAACCTGCGGCTGGCGATCCGGGAGGGGCGTGCGGCGGCCTTCCGGGAGGGTCTGCTTGCCCGCTGGAACGAATCTGTCTAA
- the yajC gene encoding preprotein translocase subunit YajC — translation MLSNWLLAQAAEGAKPADPPMWTMFAPMVAIVVLFYVLMIAPQRRDQKKRDQLLGGLKKDDRVVTIGGIIGTVANVLPEKNEVVLKVEDNLKIRFRRSAIAEVLSADKADESKPG, via the coding sequence ATGCTCAGCAACTGGCTGCTCGCACAGGCGGCCGAGGGCGCCAAGCCGGCGGATCCGCCGATGTGGACGATGTTCGCCCCGATGGTGGCCATCGTCGTGCTGTTTTACGTGTTGATGATCGCCCCGCAGCGCCGCGACCAGAAGAAACGCGATCAGTTGCTGGGCGGTCTGAAAAAGGATGACCGCGTGGTCACAATTGGCGGGATTATTGGAACGGTGGCCAATGTGCTGCCGGAAAAGAACGAGGTTGTCCTGAAGGTCGAGGACAATCTCAAGATCCGCTTCCGCCGCAGCGCCATTGCCGAGGTGCTCTCCGCCGACAAGGCGGACGAAAGCAAGCCCGGTTGA
- the secD gene encoding protein translocase subunit SecD, with protein sequence MDAIGTSLLLAQAVEAAQAVEAVKPQGAPVWVVGLIALIVFFVPFVLGNLIAQALRLKDLSFRMGLVLFSIFLALAPFIFNTMIGRSWSNAIHLGIDLAGGTNLVYAVDQEAAKKSDKTVDKATLDKMVQAVIKRINPGGAEEVTVRRVGNDRIEVIIPGADRDLVEQKKKAMTRLGSLEFARLANEKDDPQIIADGRALPPDQDEIRREGAVVAAWKALGPGAKAGGNLTATREVERVDPATGEIGKVEQMLVVLDPAKRAVTGRYLTQAAPDMDKDGRLAVRFQFNSLGGRLFGDLTTRYAPDREGFQRQLAILLDDKIQSAPSINEPITGGSGQISGNFDRKEIDELVNVLNAGALEVPLKQTPVSEFTISPLLGVDVQTKGITAIIISALAVCVFMLVYYQKAGVIANLSLLLNLILVVGAMAFIEATFTLPGLAGLVLTIGMAVDSNVLIYERMREELARGASLRMAIQNGFDKAFSTIVDSNVTTLITAVILYLIGSDQIRGFAVSLFIGLVMSLFSVLVFCHLMFEIVERKRWVTSLKMLQMIGATSFDFLKSRGIAFAVSAAVVLIGLATLTYRGSENMDIDFSGGTMVTFEFDKPQQTELVREKLDEAFKPTVVSLEQLTLANEQQGAGGRRYRMRCTLQDQDEVRGKINEAFGQPEFALRKITLSYGDIAGISAPTDPKELALTQRFVGGHQATLTFSGGIREATMAEYVAEQLAQLKKAGDAPKYDNPQSLIQLTGVKPASDSAAAELDAPAMGPPTYVEMRLRTTSDVSNEDLTSALASLKEKMATSPVFDEVNSFDTSVSSETRRDAILAIILSLAAIVVYIWFRFEKVYFGIAAVVALAHDVLVTIGAIAVAAYLSRTPIGPLLGLEDFKVNMQLIASLLTIVGFSLNDTIVIFDRIREIKGKNPNITYDMINLSVNETLSRTILTSLTVLMVVLILYVAGGSGIHGFAFAMIVGVLAGSYSTVFIANPVLYWLVSREQGAAKSGPKVVAA encoded by the coding sequence ATGGACGCAATCGGGACGAGTCTGCTGTTGGCGCAAGCGGTCGAAGCGGCACAGGCGGTTGAGGCCGTCAAGCCGCAGGGAGCCCCGGTCTGGGTGGTCGGACTGATCGCCCTGATCGTATTCTTCGTCCCGTTCGTGCTGGGCAACCTGATTGCCCAGGCGTTGCGGTTGAAGGATCTCAGCTTCCGCATGGGCCTGGTGCTGTTTTCGATCTTTCTGGCCCTGGCGCCGTTCATCTTCAACACGATGATCGGCCGAAGCTGGTCGAATGCGATTCACCTGGGCATCGATCTGGCGGGCGGGACAAACCTCGTTTACGCCGTCGACCAGGAGGCCGCCAAGAAGTCGGACAAGACGGTCGACAAGGCCACGCTGGACAAGATGGTTCAGGCGGTCATCAAGCGTATTAATCCGGGTGGGGCGGAAGAAGTGACCGTCCGCCGGGTCGGCAATGATCGCATCGAAGTGATCATTCCCGGCGCCGACCGCGATCTGGTCGAGCAGAAGAAAAAGGCGATGACCCGGCTGGGAAGTCTGGAGTTCGCCAGACTCGCAAACGAGAAGGACGATCCGCAGATCATCGCCGACGGGCGGGCTCTGCCTCCGGACCAGGACGAAATCCGCCGCGAGGGGGCGGTCGTTGCCGCCTGGAAGGCGCTCGGACCGGGAGCGAAAGCGGGCGGCAATCTGACCGCCACGCGCGAAGTCGAACGGGTGGATCCGGCGACGGGCGAGATTGGAAAAGTCGAGCAGATGCTGGTGGTGCTCGATCCTGCGAAGCGCGCCGTCACGGGTCGTTATCTGACTCAGGCTGCACCCGATATGGATAAAGACGGCCGCCTGGCGGTTCGTTTTCAGTTCAACAGTCTTGGGGGGCGGTTGTTCGGGGACCTGACCACGCGGTATGCACCGGATCGCGAAGGGTTCCAGCGACAGCTCGCCATTCTGCTGGACGACAAGATTCAGTCGGCGCCGAGCATCAACGAACCGATTACCGGCGGCAGCGGCCAGATCTCTGGGAACTTCGATCGGAAAGAGATCGACGAGCTCGTCAACGTGCTCAACGCCGGTGCTCTCGAAGTGCCTTTGAAGCAGACTCCGGTCAGCGAGTTCACGATCAGCCCGCTGCTGGGGGTGGACGTCCAGACCAAGGGGATCACCGCCATTATCATTTCGGCGCTGGCCGTCTGCGTTTTCATGCTGGTCTACTACCAGAAGGCGGGGGTGATCGCCAATCTTTCGCTGCTGCTGAACCTGATTCTGGTGGTGGGGGCGATGGCGTTCATCGAAGCGACGTTCACGCTGCCCGGCCTCGCCGGTCTGGTGTTGACGATCGGTATGGCGGTCGACTCGAACGTGCTGATTTACGAACGTATGCGGGAAGAACTGGCCCGCGGCGCCAGCCTGCGAATGGCGATCCAGAACGGTTTCGACAAGGCCTTTTCGACGATCGTCGACAGTAACGTGACCACGCTGATTACGGCCGTGATTCTGTACCTGATTGGCAGCGATCAAATCCGCGGCTTCGCCGTGTCGCTGTTCATCGGCCTGGTGATGAGCCTCTTCTCGGTGCTGGTCTTCTGCCATCTGATGTTCGAAATCGTCGAGCGCAAACGCTGGGTGACGTCTCTCAAGATGCTGCAGATGATCGGCGCTACGAGCTTCGACTTTCTCAAGAGCCGCGGAATCGCCTTCGCCGTGTCGGCTGCGGTCGTCCTGATTGGCCTGGCCACGCTGACGTATCGCGGTTCTGAGAACATGGACATCGACTTCAGCGGCGGCACGATGGTCACGTTTGAGTTCGACAAGCCGCAACAGACAGAGCTGGTCCGCGAGAAGCTCGACGAAGCCTTCAAGCCGACCGTCGTGAGTCTGGAGCAGTTGACGCTGGCCAACGAGCAGCAGGGGGCTGGCGGGAGGCGGTACCGGATGCGGTGTACGCTGCAGGATCAGGACGAAGTTCGCGGGAAGATCAACGAAGCCTTCGGCCAGCCGGAGTTCGCACTGCGCAAGATCACGCTCAGTTACGGAGATATCGCCGGCATCAGTGCGCCGACCGATCCGAAGGAGCTGGCTCTGACGCAGCGATTCGTCGGCGGCCACCAGGCGACGCTGACGTTCAGCGGCGGCATCCGCGAAGCGACCATGGCGGAGTACGTTGCCGAGCAGCTTGCCCAGTTGAAGAAGGCGGGCGATGCTCCGAAGTACGACAACCCGCAGTCTTTGATTCAGCTTACAGGCGTCAAACCGGCGTCCGATTCCGCCGCGGCGGAATTGGACGCACCGGCGATGGGACCGCCGACGTACGTCGAGATGCGGCTGCGGACGACGTCGGACGTTTCAAATGAAGATCTGACGTCCGCGCTGGCCAGCCTCAAGGAAAAGATGGCGACGTCGCCCGTGTTCGACGAAGTCAACTCCTTCGACACCAGCGTTTCGAGCGAGACTCGTCGGGACGCGATTCTGGCGATCATCCTGAGCTTGGCCGCCATTGTGGTCTACATCTGGTTCCGGTTCGAGAAGGTATACTTCGGCATCGCGGCCGTTGTGGCGCTGGCTCACGACGTGCTGGTGACGATCGGGGCGATCGCCGTCGCCGCCTACCTCAGCCGGACTCCGATCGGCCCGCTGCTGGGGCTGGAAGATTTCAAGGTCAACATGCAACTGATCGCGTCGCTGCTGACGATCGTCGGCTTCTCGCTGAACGATACGATCGTGATTTTTGACCGGATCCGCGAGATCAAAGGGAAGAATCCCAATATCACCTACGACATGATCAACCTCAGCGTCAACGAGACGCTGTCGCGGACGATCCTCACTTCGCTGACGGTGCTGATGGTCGTGCTGATCCTGTATGTCGCCGGCGGCTCCGGGATTCACGGATTTGCGTTTGCGATGATCGTCGGCGTTCTCGCCGGCTCCTACAGCACGGTGTTCATCGCCAATCCGGTGCTGTACTGGCTGGTGAGCCGGGAACAGGGGGCTGCGAAGTCCGGCCCGAAGGTCGTCGCTGCCTGA
- the coaD gene encoding pantetheine-phosphate adenylyltransferase, whose protein sequence is MTGPLSSRHAVYAGSFDPFTLGHQDIAQRAAALFDRVTVGIGINPEKHPLFTPEERLVMAREVLAPLKNVDVRCFEGLAVDFIRGCGARVLVRGVRTLSDIETEFTMTLANRALDPEIDTIFLMASERLTHISSSLIRQIALMGRQSAASKLEDFVPSAVVPQLLARCRPPAAG, encoded by the coding sequence ATGACCGGCCCACTCAGTTCCCGTCACGCGGTCTACGCGGGCAGCTTCGATCCGTTCACGCTCGGCCATCAGGACATCGCACAGCGTGCGGCGGCCCTGTTCGATCGCGTTACGGTCGGCATTGGCATCAACCCGGAGAAACACCCCCTCTTCACGCCGGAAGAACGGCTGGTGATGGCGCGCGAAGTCCTCGCTCCCCTGAAGAACGTCGATGTCCGCTGCTTCGAAGGACTGGCGGTCGACTTCATTCGCGGCTGCGGCGCACGGGTGCTCGTGCGCGGGGTCCGCACGCTGTCGGACATCGAGACCGAGTTCACGATGACTCTCGCCAATCGTGCGCTCGATCCGGAAATCGATACCATCTTCCTGATGGCCAGCGAACGCCTCACGCACATTTCCAGCAGCCTCATCCGACAAATTGCACTGATGGGCCGGCAGTCGGCGGCGTCCAAGCTGGAGGACTTCGTTCCTTCCGCGGTCGTGCCGCAGCTCCTGGCCCGGTGTCGCCCGCCCGCGGCCGGTTGA
- a CDS encoding thioredoxin family protein → MVKTASTMLPLGIKAPDFALPNVDGKTVSLSDLAGGKGLVVMFICNHCPFVKHLRAALAEFGREVQSTGLKIVAISSNDATAYPDDSPAKMADEAQSADYTFPYLYDESQSVAKAYKAACTPDFYLFNADQALVYRGQFDDSRPGNGKPVTGADLRGAVAALLAGKAPLETQRPSIGCNIKWKDAPEYFTGTAAAE, encoded by the coding sequence ATGGTCAAGACTGCTTCCACAATGCTACCGCTGGGGATCAAAGCGCCGGACTTCGCCCTCCCGAATGTCGACGGCAAGACGGTTTCGCTGAGCGACCTCGCCGGGGGCAAAGGGCTCGTCGTCATGTTCATCTGCAATCATTGTCCGTTCGTGAAACACCTCCGTGCGGCGCTGGCGGAATTCGGGCGCGAGGTCCAGTCCACGGGGCTCAAGATCGTCGCGATCAGTTCCAACGACGCGACGGCCTATCCGGATGACAGCCCGGCGAAGATGGCCGATGAAGCGCAGAGCGCGGACTATACGTTCCCGTATCTTTACGACGAATCGCAGTCCGTGGCGAAGGCCTACAAGGCCGCGTGCACACCGGACTTCTATCTGTTCAACGCCGATCAGGCGCTGGTCTACCGCGGCCAGTTCGACGACAGCCGCCCGGGCAACGGCAAGCCCGTGACCGGCGCCGATCTGCGGGGGGCCGTCGCTGCGCTCCTCGCCGGGAAGGCTCCGCTGGAGACGCAGCGTCCCAGCATCGGCTGCAACATCAAGTGGAAAGACGCCCCGGAGTACTTCACCGGCACGGCCGCGGCGGAATAG
- a CDS encoding alpha/beta hydrolase family protein, with protein sequence MPRPRPALAPALELPAWSRRNVLQWSVGATLGAPWSQGLLGQETPATTLAPLNRFPRMVQEFFVEQVRAAEQLGLKRKTALRSQADAEAYVREVRELIQKSFGPFPEKTPLKPRITGALERDGYRVEKVIFESRPDFPVTANLYVPKGRKFPLPGVVGSCGHSLNGKAEKAYQSFCQGLVRQGYLVLIFDPIGQGERLQYEHSHDGEVPVRPGVGEHIHAGNQQFLVDEFFGSWRAWDGIRALDYLLTREEVDPRHIGITGNSGGGTMTTWLAGVDQRWTMAAPSCFVTTFRRNMENELPADTEQCPPRCLAYGLDHDDFLAALAPKPVIVLAQEQDFFDARGAEEAYGRLKRLYALLGKPDNVQLFVGPRPHGYAIENREAMYGFFNRSTGIAEGGTEPELTLEKDEDLQCTPTGKVADLKPQRTLFSFTQEKARDLAAKRVSLESGDLKAAIQDVLKLPAQHDPLDYRILRTIGGRRYPRKFFTTYAVETEPGVHAIVYRLTDETHISRPTRGVDHCVLYLGHQSSDADLRNEPLIKELMTAEPGVPFYTCDVRGLGESTPDACGANSFLSQYGSDYFYSAHGIMLDRPYLGQRTHDVQSVLRWLVQQGHTRIHLAARGWSAIPATFAAVLVDSVTQVTLKNSLKSYQQLAETEFYRWPLATLAPGVLAKFDLPDCYLALQAKQLRQVDPWGPLMEPDGNA encoded by the coding sequence ATGCCCCGTCCCCGCCCCGCTCTCGCCCCTGCCCTGGAACTTCCCGCCTGGTCCCGCCGAAATGTGCTGCAGTGGAGCGTCGGAGCGACGCTCGGCGCGCCGTGGAGTCAAGGATTGCTGGGCCAGGAGACTCCGGCGACCACGCTCGCGCCGCTCAACCGATTCCCCCGGATGGTGCAGGAGTTTTTTGTCGAACAGGTGCGTGCGGCGGAACAACTGGGGCTGAAGCGGAAGACGGCCCTCAGATCTCAGGCCGACGCGGAAGCCTATGTCCGTGAAGTTCGGGAACTCATTCAGAAGTCCTTCGGACCGTTTCCCGAGAAGACGCCGCTCAAGCCGCGGATCACCGGGGCGCTTGAGCGAGACGGATACCGCGTCGAAAAGGTCATCTTCGAAAGTCGGCCCGACTTCCCGGTCACCGCCAATCTGTATGTGCCGAAGGGACGAAAGTTCCCGCTGCCCGGCGTCGTCGGTTCCTGCGGGCACTCGTTGAACGGCAAAGCCGAAAAGGCCTATCAGTCGTTCTGCCAGGGGCTGGTCCGGCAGGGCTACTTGGTGCTGATCTTCGATCCGATCGGTCAGGGGGAACGCCTGCAGTACGAGCACTCGCACGATGGGGAGGTTCCCGTCCGACCGGGTGTGGGCGAACACATTCACGCGGGCAATCAGCAATTCCTGGTCGACGAGTTCTTCGGAAGCTGGCGGGCGTGGGACGGCATCCGGGCGCTCGATTACCTGCTGACCCGCGAAGAAGTCGATCCGCGGCACATCGGCATCACGGGAAACTCCGGCGGCGGGACGATGACGACCTGGCTGGCGGGGGTCGATCAGCGCTGGACGATGGCCGCTCCAAGCTGTTTCGTCACGACGTTCCGGCGGAACATGGAAAACGAACTCCCCGCGGATACCGAACAGTGCCCGCCGCGGTGCCTGGCATACGGGCTCGATCACGACGATTTCCTGGCCGCGCTCGCTCCAAAGCCAGTCATCGTCCTGGCCCAGGAACAGGACTTCTTCGACGCCCGCGGCGCCGAAGAAGCATACGGGCGTCTGAAGCGTCTCTATGCGCTGCTGGGCAAGCCCGACAACGTGCAGCTCTTCGTCGGACCGCGACCGCACGGGTATGCGATCGAGAATCGCGAGGCGATGTACGGGTTCTTCAACCGCTCGACGGGCATCGCCGAAGGCGGAACCGAGCCCGAACTCACGCTGGAGAAGGACGAAGACCTCCAGTGCACGCCGACAGGGAAAGTCGCGGACTTGAAGCCTCAACGGACTCTGTTCTCGTTCACGCAGGAAAAAGCCCGCGACCTGGCGGCGAAACGAGTCTCACTGGAATCCGGCGATCTGAAGGCGGCGATCCAAGACGTTCTCAAACTGCCGGCGCAGCACGATCCGCTCGATTACCGAATTCTGCGAACGATCGGAGGACGACGGTACCCCAGGAAGTTCTTTACGACGTACGCCGTGGAGACAGAACCGGGAGTCCACGCGATCGTCTACCGACTGACCGATGAGACGCACATCTCCCGGCCGACGCGGGGCGTCGACCATTGCGTGCTGTATCTGGGACACCAGTCGAGCGACGCGGACCTGCGCAACGAACCGCTGATCAAGGAATTGATGACCGCGGAACCGGGCGTGCCCTTTTACACATGCGACGTGCGGGGCCTCGGCGAATCGACCCCGGACGCTTGCGGGGCAAATTCGTTCCTCTCGCAGTATGGAAGCGATTATTTCTATTCCGCGCACGGAATCATGCTCGACCGGCCCTACCTGGGCCAGCGGACGCACGATGTACAGAGCGTCCTCCGCTGGCTGGTCCAGCAGGGGCACACGCGGATTCACCTGGCGGCCCGCGGCTGGTCCGCAATTCCCGCCACGTTTGCGGCGGTGTTAGTTGACTCCGTCACGCAGGTGACGCTGAAGAATTCGCTGAAGTCGTACCAGCAGCTCGCCGAAACCGAGTTCTACCGCTGGCCGCTGGCCACGCTGGCGCCGGGCGTGCTCGCGAAATTCGATCTGCCGGACTGCTACCTCGCCCTGCAGGCCAAGCAGCTTCGACAAGTCGACCCGTGGGGGCCGCTGATGGAACCCGATGGGAATGCGTAG
- a CDS encoding FtsK/SpoIIIE domain-containing protein, with product MPRSINVSQIRQAIYEASGIRGDGAPSTAVLGQWFHDGLGRLIGDSAAPGILATLADVDADLEIWKRTLAAESYARIVGPRLTREQAALRDAAPQVLAFWQASRAASDWLAELCWALRSERTSPRFASAAPWKTLGDWMTTEEPLACELQEPGWSDSVRLIGVADAVVRLAGTGMWCAVELKLGQTSPEADLGQACLYHLLLTKMQEASGAVADAGTLALISFGPERQERVFSAHELATARRRLVDLIGKLAGVDQAQTAPHAGLSRPTSFPPVTRNRPAELSPSAEHLELGRGLIRTFAEYGVSVTLDQPVIVGPTFIRFPITLGRGTKVNAVMRSAAELQMRLQLKEEPFISRDNGQLVVDVQRPDPQTVYFAEIRDDLPRPDPRLGGSHIPVGVNLFRQLVCVDLNRTDHAHLLVAGTTGSGKSEWLRLALAGLLVTNTPETLRLLVIDPKRNAFHALRESPYLWRPLVFPDEQSAGEVLAGLAEEMDRRYRIADGADSFAQLAGRSAEPLPRIVCVCDEYRDLISRSRPERKLIEEQICRLGAKARAAGIHLILATQEPSRDTIKGPLDANMPARVGLKMGKAVESRMLLNDGGAEKLLGHGDLLFKDVGKPVRLQAPLLTEAERVEIFESR from the coding sequence ATGCCCCGTTCGATCAATGTCAGCCAGATCCGCCAGGCGATTTATGAGGCTTCCGGCATCCGGGGCGACGGGGCTCCATCGACAGCAGTGCTCGGCCAGTGGTTTCACGACGGGCTGGGGAGGCTGATTGGCGATAGCGCCGCTCCGGGAATCCTGGCGACGCTGGCTGATGTGGACGCCGACCTGGAGATCTGGAAACGAACACTGGCCGCCGAGTCGTATGCACGAATCGTCGGCCCGCGGCTGACCCGCGAACAGGCGGCGTTGCGAGACGCCGCTCCGCAGGTCCTCGCGTTCTGGCAGGCGTCGCGCGCCGCCTCGGACTGGCTCGCCGAGCTGTGCTGGGCACTTCGTTCCGAGCGGACGTCACCGCGATTCGCCAGCGCGGCTCCCTGGAAAACGCTGGGAGACTGGATGACGACCGAAGAGCCGCTCGCCTGCGAACTGCAGGAACCGGGCTGGTCGGACAGCGTGCGGCTGATTGGAGTCGCAGACGCGGTCGTCAGGCTGGCCGGGACGGGCATGTGGTGCGCCGTTGAACTCAAACTCGGACAGACATCCCCGGAAGCCGACCTCGGCCAGGCGTGTCTGTATCACTTGCTGCTTACGAAGATGCAGGAAGCCTCTGGTGCGGTCGCCGACGCCGGTACGCTGGCGCTGATCAGCTTTGGTCCCGAACGACAGGAGCGAGTCTTCTCCGCCCACGAACTGGCGACCGCCCGACGGAGACTGGTCGACCTGATTGGCAAGCTGGCCGGCGTCGATCAGGCACAGACGGCGCCCCATGCCGGGCTGTCCCGGCCGACCAGTTTTCCGCCGGTCACTCGAAATCGTCCCGCGGAACTTTCGCCAAGCGCCGAGCATCTGGAGCTCGGACGGGGACTGATCCGCACCTTTGCGGAGTACGGCGTCTCCGTCACGCTCGATCAGCCGGTCATCGTCGGACCGACGTTTATTCGATTTCCGATCACGCTCGGCCGCGGCACGAAAGTCAATGCCGTAATGCGGTCTGCGGCCGAGCTCCAGATGCGACTGCAGCTCAAGGAGGAGCCATTCATCAGCCGCGACAACGGCCAGCTCGTCGTCGACGTGCAGCGTCCGGACCCGCAAACCGTTTACTTCGCAGAAATCCGAGACGATCTTCCCCGCCCCGATCCGCGGCTGGGAGGCTCGCACATTCCGGTTGGCGTCAACTTGTTCCGACAACTCGTTTGCGTGGACCTCAATCGGACCGATCACGCGCATCTGCTCGTTGCCGGGACGACCGGCAGCGGCAAGAGCGAGTGGCTGCGGCTGGCGCTGGCGGGGCTGCTGGTCACCAACACGCCGGAGACGCTGCGACTGCTGGTCATCGATCCCAAACGCAATGCGTTTCATGCGCTGAGGGAATCGCCCTATCTGTGGCGTCCGCTGGTGTTTCCCGACGAGCAGTCGGCCGGGGAGGTACTGGCGGGCCTCGCCGAGGAAATGGATCGACGCTATCGGATTGCCGACGGGGCCGATTCGTTTGCGCAACTGGCGGGCCGATCTGCCGAACCCCTGCCGCGAATCGTCTGCGTCTGCGACGAATATCGAGACCTCATCAGCCGGAGCAGGCCGGAGCGGAAACTGATCGAAGAGCAGATCTGCCGGCTTGGAGCCAAGGCCCGGGCCGCCGGTATTCATCTGATCCTGGCAACCCAGGAACCGAGTCGCGACACGATCAAAGGTCCGCTCGATGCCAACATGCCGGCCCGCGTGGGGCTGAAGATGGGAAAGGCGGTCGAATCGCGGATGCTGCTCAACGACGGAGGCGCCGAAAAACTCCTTGGGCACGGGGATCTGCTGTTCAAAGACGTCGGAAAGCCAGTGCGTTTGCAGGCGCCGCTGTTGACCGAGGCCGAACGCGTCGAGATCTTCGAGAGTCGCTGA